A stretch of DNA from Microlunatus sp. Gsoil 973:
CGACAAGATCTTCCTTGCCTACCTGGCAACGATGATGATTCCGTTCCCGGTGCTCATGGTTCCGTTGTTCGTGATCATGAAGAACCTGGGGCTGATCGACACGCTGTGGTCGCTCATCCTCCCCGCCATCTTCACTCCCGCCGGCACCTTCCTGATGCGGCAGTTCATTCTCACGCTCCCTCGGGAGCTCGAAGAAGCTGCGCGGGTGGACGGCTGCGGATTCTTCGGCGTCTACTGGCGGATCGTCCTGCCGCTGATGAAGCCGGTGATCGCGACCCTGGCGATCTTCACCTTCCTCGGGTCATGGAACGAGTTCCTGTGGCCATTGATCTCGATCAGTTCCATCGATCACAAGACCCTGCCCCTCGGCCTGACGATGTTCCAATCACGCATCGCCGGCCGCACGCCCTGGAACCAGGTGATGGCCAGCGCAACCTTCACCATCGTCCCGGTTCTCGTGTTGTTCGTTCTAGGCCAGAAGTACTACGTCAAAGGAATCGTCACGACCGGCCTCAAAGGCTGACACCGGCACAATCCCATCTCTCGCGCTCATCGCTGATCGTCATCGAGGAGACTCACCATGCCATACATCCCTCATCCGTCCTCCGGACTGAGCCGCCGCCGTCTGCTCGGTGGATCGGCGGCATTGGTCGGCGGACTCGCAGCATCACCATTCCTCGCCGCCTGCAGCGGAGAGAAGAACTCACCAGGTCCCGGGGGCAAGGGAAACCGACACCGGGCCATGGAAGGCAATGACCTGGGAGGGCAAGCAGGAGATGGAGAAGTGGAACCTCCACATCTCCAACTTCTTCAAGAAGTATCCCGATATGAAGCCGTCTGTGGACTACGGGATCGACTGGGACACCTACTGGACCAAGCTCCAGACAACGGTCGCCGGCGGCGCTCCTCCGGATATGGCCTGGATGCACGACACCCGCGTCCACCTCTTCGCGTCGCAAGGCCTTCTCGAACCGTTGGACGACTATCTGAAGAGCGATGTGCCCCAGGGATGGCCGGGCGAGTTCTTCCCGTCCCAGGTGCAAGGCTTCCAGTACGACGGCAAGCAATACGGCTTCCCGTACGACTGGGCGACCTCGGGCCTCTACATCAACCTCGACTGGCTGGAGGACGCCGGTGTCGATGTGCCAACCGAGGAGTGGACCTACGACCAGCTGATCCAGGCCGCGGTCAAGCTGACCGAGCACGCCGGCAAGTCCGGCAAGGCGTGGGGAGTTTCATTGCCCACCGACTCCGGCTTCGCGCACCAGGTGATCAAGGCCTACGGCGGCGACTACGTGACCGGCGACGACCTGACGATGCACTTCACCGAGCCGGGCACGGTCAACGGGTTCCAGCTGCTCTACGACGCGATCTGGAAACTCCACGTGATGCCGAACCCTGATCAGATCAAGGCGGCGACCGGAGGCACCGGCGACACCGTGGCCTTCTTCTCCAGCGGAAAGGTCGCAATCCTGCACTCGCTCAACGACGCGGCGTTCGCCGTGGACGAGCTCGTCAAGGGCAAGTTCCGATGGACGGTGGCGCCGATGCCGACGGGGCCGGCAGGACGCTTCCAGGGCGTCGGTGGATCGGCGTTCTCGATCCCGAAGGGATCACCACATCCGGATCTCACGTACAAGTTCATCAAGTACACGCTGAGTGACCCGGCGAACCTCCCGGTCACCGCGAAGATGGGTTCGATGTTCGTGTCGAACACCAAGTACGCCCAGTACGGCGTTCCCGACAAGAAGGTGCTTGACCCGGACGTCTACACCCATACCTTCTTCGACCTCGGCAAGGCGAACTCCGACCGGCCGCTGTATTGGCCGGCGTACGGCCGCTGGGATCAGTCCGTCTACAACAAGAACATGGACAACCTCTGGTCCAACCAGACCTCCGATGTGGCGAAAACGCTTGCCCAGGTGCAGACGGAAACGGAGCCGTTGCTGCAGATGCACTGACGCCGTGTCAATCATCGAACCACCAACCCGGAGGAAAACACCGTGACCGACCGAACCCAAAGCGGGGCATCGAGTAACCGGCCCTCGCTTTCGTTCGGCTCCTGGGCATTTGCTTTCGGCCCTTTCGAGCCCGCCCCTTGGCCATTGCAACGGGTCGCGGAGTACCTTGCCGACGCAGGCTACGACGCGATCGAGATCAACGGTTTCCGTCCCCATCCCCACGACGAGGACTTCGACACTCCCAAGAAATGTGTCCCACTTCGCGAGCTGCTCGACGGTCTCGGCCTGGCCATCTCCGGGTACGCACCGGATTTCCGCTCGACGCCCCCCGCCGACGTCGCACTGGGGGACTATC
This window harbors:
- a CDS encoding carbohydrate ABC transporter permease, encoding MATTVEPTHSVRLTEPRPRVRSMRRRRLVGDIIAIIGASIIGVIFAMPFLWMVSSSLKDISEIYGFPPKFIPEAFKWSNYVDAWRALPFKTFFLNSIFVSVLTTLGAVLTCSLAGYSFARLRYPGRDKIFLAYLATMMIPFPVLMVPLFVIMKNLGLIDTLWSLILPAIFTPAGTFLMRQFILTLPRELEEAARVDGCGFFGVYWRIVLPLMKPVIATLAIFTFLGSWNEFLWPLISISSIDHKTLPLGLTMFQSRIAGRTPWNQVMASATFTIVPVLVLFVLGQKYYVKGIVTTGLKG
- a CDS encoding sugar ABC transporter substrate-binding protein; the protein is MTWEGKQEMEKWNLHISNFFKKYPDMKPSVDYGIDWDTYWTKLQTTVAGGAPPDMAWMHDTRVHLFASQGLLEPLDDYLKSDVPQGWPGEFFPSQVQGFQYDGKQYGFPYDWATSGLYINLDWLEDAGVDVPTEEWTYDQLIQAAVKLTEHAGKSGKAWGVSLPTDSGFAHQVIKAYGGDYVTGDDLTMHFTEPGTVNGFQLLYDAIWKLHVMPNPDQIKAATGGTGDTVAFFSSGKVAILHSLNDAAFAVDELVKGKFRWTVAPMPTGPAGRFQGVGGSAFSIPKGSPHPDLTYKFIKYTLSDPANLPVTAKMGSMFVSNTKYAQYGVPDKKVLDPDVYTHTFFDLGKANSDRPLYWPAYGRWDQSVYNKNMDNLWSNQTSDVAKTLAQVQTETEPLLQMH